In Phragmites australis chromosome 17, lpPhrAust1.1, whole genome shotgun sequence, the following are encoded in one genomic region:
- the LOC133896604 gene encoding uncharacterized protein LOC133896604 — MKPRQPPAPPSSAVPARLRPHLARLTSFLIVFAVGYSLGILSSSTRPSPKPSQTAIRPHAAHLTASTAVSESNSTGAAASYPQSPPHDLFRFREECGEPIPSEAVRPTVLEKLFDGESPYASFPPPHTAALLHPAAARPRGWGSTGAVFAELIEEVRPDTIIELGAFLGASALHMAAVSKNLSLSPAILCIDDFRGWPAFRERFRRDVPPQRHGDALLLPQFMANVAAAGPDSTARVLPLPFSTASTLTALCEWGIYADLIEVDAGHDFHSAWADINMAWAVLRPGGVMFGHDYFTSADDRGVRRAVTLFARVKGLTVRPHGQHWVLSPKPHRHDDGR; from the coding sequence ATGAAGCCGCGTCAACCGCCGGCACCGCCTTCTTCCGCCGTGCCGGCCAGGCTCCGGCCGCACCTCGCGCGACTCACCTCCTTCCTGATCGTCTTCGCCGTGGGCTACTCCCTTGGCATCCTATCGTCGTCCACCCGGCCGTCCCCAAAGCCGTCTCAGACGGCCATACGGCCGCACGCCGCGCACCTCACCGCCTCCACTGCTGTGTCGGAGTCGAACAGCACCGGCGCTGCTGCGAGCTACCCGCAGTCGCCGCCGCATGACCTGTTCCGGTTCAGAGAAGAGTGCGGGGAGCCGATACCCAGCGAGGCCGTCCGGCCGACGGTTCTTGAGAAGCTGTTCGACGGCGAGAGCCCGTACGCGAGCTTCCCGCCGCCGCACACCGCGGCGCTGCTGcacccggcggcggcgcgcccgCGCGGATGGGGCTCGACGGGGGCCGTGTTCGCGGAACTCATCGAGGAGGTGCGCCCGGATACCATCATCGAGCTGGGCGCCTTCCTGGGCGCGTCGGCGCTGCACATGGCGGCCGTGTCCAAGAACCTCTCGCTCTCCCCGGCCATCCTCTGCATCGACGACTTCCGCGGGTGGCCGGCCTTCCGCGAGCGCTTCCGCCGCGACGTGCCGCCTCAGCGGCACGGCGACGCGCTGCTTCTGCCGCAGTTCATGGCCAACGTGGCCGCGGCGGGGCCCGACTCCACCGCGCGGGTGCTGCCGCTGCCTTTCTCCACAGCGTCCACGCTCACCGCGCTGTGCGAGTGGGGCATCTACGCCGACCTCATCGAGGTGGACGCAGGGCACGACTTCCACTCAGCATGGGCAGACATTAACATGGCCTGGGCCGTGCTCCGGCCCGGCGGCGTCATGTTCGGCCACGACTACTTCACCTCCGCCGACGACCGCGGCGTGCGCCGCGCGGTGACGCTGTTCGCCAGGGTGAAGGGGCTCACCGTCCGGCCCCACGGCCAGCACTGGGTGCTCTCCCCGAAACCGCACAGGCACGACGACGGCCGGTGA
- the LOC133897519 gene encoding transcription factor MYC1-like encodes MDELLSPPSPASFFSHAGHPVIEFASCEVPEQWLLGDFVAKNEGYGDGEELWPVRSSFSPDSELSEQPPPPPPLQKQDEAGVTVPPQRPGKRRGRKPGPRPDGPTVSHVESERQRREKLNRRFCDLRAAVPTVSRMDKASLLADAAAYIAELRDRIARLEAESRRAAAAWWEPVAAASCGAAPGVVDEAVEVRMVGLDAAAVRATSASPHAPARLMCALRALDLHIQHACVSRVHGMTVQDVVVDVPAALQDGGGLRSSLLQMLQDSKGASLPVQDSNPGFTPY; translated from the coding sequence ATGGACGAGCTGCTCTCGCCGCCCTCGCCGGCGTCATTCTTCTCCCACGCCGGGCACCCGGTCATCGAGTTCGCCTCCTGCGAGGTCCCCGAGCAATGGCTGCTCGGCGACTTCGTGGCGAAGAACGAGGGCTACGGCGACGGGGAGGAGCTGTGGCCCGTGCGGAGCTCGTTCTCCCCGGACTCTGAGCTCTCCGagcagccgccgcctcctccgccgctgcAGAAGCAGGATGAGGCGGGCGTTACGGTCCCACCGCAGCGGCCGGGGAAGCGGCGGGGACGGAAGCCTGGGCCCCGCCCGGATGGCCCCACCGTGAGCCACGTGGAGTCCGAGCGGCAGCGCCGGGAGAAGCTGAACCGCCGGTTCTGCGACCTCCGCGCCGCCGTCCCCACCGTGTCCCGCATGGACAAGGCCTCCCTCCTCGCGGACGCTGCCGCCTACATCGCCGAGCTCCGCGACCGCATCGCGCGGCTCGAGGCCGAGTCGAGGCGGGCCGCCGCGGCATGGTGGGAGCCCGTCGCGGCCGCCTCCTGTGGCGCCGCCCCGGGCGTCGTCGACGAGGCAGTAGAGGTGCGGATGGTTGGGCTCGACGCGGCCGCTGTGCGCGCGACGAGCGCGAGCCCGCACGCGCCCGCGCGGCTGATGTGCGCACTCCGGGCTCTAGATCTGCACATCCAGCACGCCTGCGTCAGCCGCGTGCACGGCATGACCGTGCAGGACGTGGTCGTGGACGTGCCCGCCGCGCTGCAGGACGGCGGCGGCCTCCGCTCGTCGCTGCTCCAGATGCTGCAGGACAGTAAGGGTGCGTCGTTGCCGGTCCAAGATTCGAACCCTGGATTTACACCATATTAA